In Alteribacter keqinensis, a single window of DNA contains:
- a CDS encoding proline dehydrogenase family protein: MEMITRNFFLFLAQNKFIKNKATKWGPRLGAKQVIAGESIKEAMETAAKLNEDGLVCTVDHLGEFVFNREEAIESADYCIRTLEAIAETGVNCNLSLKLTQLGLDVDVNLCRDNMVRILETAKKFGNFVRIDMEDYSHLQPTLDLLDDLRKQYDNVGTAIQAYLFRAEKDVRNLEGTNIRLIKGAYKESPSVAHQRDQDIDKNYLNIIKVHLLNGSYAAIATHDHNVINEIKAFVKENNIPRDQFEFQMLYGFRSELQKEIADEGYKMRVYIPFGEDWYGYFMRRLAERPQNVSFALRGFFSK, encoded by the coding sequence ATGGAGATGATCACAAGAAATTTCTTTCTCTTCCTGGCACAAAACAAATTTATTAAAAATAAAGCAACAAAATGGGGCCCGAGATTAGGTGCCAAGCAAGTGATTGCCGGTGAATCCATTAAAGAAGCGATGGAAACAGCCGCAAAGTTAAACGAAGACGGTCTTGTATGTACGGTGGACCATCTTGGTGAATTTGTTTTTAACCGCGAGGAAGCAATCGAATCAGCTGATTATTGTATCAGAACTTTGGAAGCGATTGCAGAGACAGGCGTTAACTGTAACCTGTCACTTAAATTGACGCAGCTCGGTCTGGATGTTGATGTGAACCTTTGCCGTGACAACATGGTCCGTATTTTAGAGACGGCTAAAAAGTTCGGCAATTTCGTCCGCATTGACATGGAAGACTACTCCCACTTACAGCCGACACTTGATTTACTGGATGATCTCAGAAAGCAGTACGATAATGTGGGGACCGCAATCCAGGCATACTTGTTCCGTGCCGAGAAGGATGTCCGCAACCTTGAAGGGACAAACATCCGTCTGATTAAGGGTGCTTATAAGGAATCACCATCGGTTGCCCATCAGCGGGATCAGGATATCGACAAAAATTATCTGAACATTATTAAGGTTCACTTATTAAATGGGAGCTACGCAGCCATTGCCACCCACGATCACAATGTGATTAATGAAATTAAAGCATTTGTGAAAGAGAATAACATCCCGAGGGACCAGTTTGAGTTTCAGATGCTGTATGGATTCCGTTCAGAACTTCAAAAGGAGATCGCAGACGAAGGCTATAAAATGCGGGTCTACATTCCGTTTGGTGAAGACTGGTACGGATATTTCATGAGACGTCTTGCAGAGCGTCCTCAGAATGTATCATTTGCTCTTAGAGGCTTCTTTTCCAAGTAA
- the arcA gene encoding arginine deiminase, whose amino-acid sequence MDRNGPLSIYSEIGNLEKVIVKRPGYEVENLTPDTLKRLLFDDIPYLPAIQKEHDAFTDSMRKRGTEVLYLEQLLAETLENPAVRYKFLDQLITESKADLCCSRQTLTEYLSSFPVSEMVDKVMGGVRKSEISEERKTNLYELMEDHQPFYLDPMPNLYFTRDPACVIGNGISINTMAEPARKRESMFMDYIIKHHPMFKEDVPSWFDRTSRFSLEGGDQLILNEETIAIGVSARTTPQAIEELANNLFASRPSFTRIVAIEIPKSRAFMHLDTVFTMVDKDQFTIHPAIQGPDGRMRIYIIEPGEEKGKVMIQERHHLIDTLKEVLELGEVNLIPCGGGDEIASAREQWNDGSNTLAIAPGVVVTYNRNYVSNRCLREAGIEVIEVPSSELSRGRGGPRCMSMPIRRSPV is encoded by the coding sequence TTGGACAGGAACGGACCACTCTCCATTTATTCTGAAATAGGCAACTTGGAAAAAGTCATTGTAAAAAGGCCCGGCTATGAAGTTGAAAATTTGACGCCAGATACATTGAAAAGACTTTTATTTGACGACATCCCCTATCTCCCTGCCATCCAAAAAGAACACGATGCCTTTACAGACAGTATGAGGAAACGAGGGACTGAAGTGCTTTATCTCGAGCAATTACTGGCCGAAACCCTTGAAAACCCCGCTGTTCGGTATAAGTTTCTTGACCAGCTTATTACGGAAAGCAAGGCCGACCTCTGCTGTTCGAGACAGACCCTGACTGAGTACCTCAGTTCCTTCCCGGTTTCTGAAATGGTGGATAAAGTTATGGGGGGCGTACGAAAATCTGAGATCAGTGAGGAGAGAAAGACAAACCTTTACGAACTGATGGAGGATCACCAGCCGTTTTACCTGGACCCGATGCCGAACCTGTATTTCACACGCGATCCGGCATGCGTGATAGGAAACGGGATTTCGATTAATACCATGGCCGAGCCTGCAAGAAAGCGGGAGTCCATGTTTATGGACTATATTATAAAGCACCATCCTATGTTTAAAGAAGATGTTCCGTCCTGGTTTGACAGAACATCACGCTTTTCCCTTGAAGGCGGAGACCAGCTGATTTTGAACGAAGAAACCATCGCCATAGGCGTAAGTGCGAGAACTACTCCCCAGGCCATCGAGGAGCTTGCGAACAACCTGTTTGCCAGCAGGCCTTCGTTCACCAGGATTGTAGCCATTGAAATTCCAAAATCAAGGGCCTTCATGCACCTGGATACGGTGTTTACGATGGTGGATAAAGATCAGTTCACCATTCACCCGGCCATTCAGGGACCTGATGGCCGAATGCGCATCTATATTATTGAGCCTGGTGAAGAAAAAGGGAAAGTCATGATTCAGGAGCGTCACCACTTAATCGATACGCTTAAAGAAGTACTGGAGCTTGGTGAGGTCAACCTTATCCCTTGTGGTGGCGGGGATGAAATTGCCTCCGCCCGGGAACAGTGGAATGACGGGTCCAACACTCTTGCCATTGCCCCCGGCGTTGTTGTCACCTATAACCGGAACTACGTCTCAAACCGCTGCCTCCGGGAAGCCGGTATTGAAGTTATCGAAGTGCCAAGCTCCGAGCTCTCCCGGGGACGTGGCGGCCCAAGGTGCATGAGCATGCCGATTAGACGCTCCCCGGTGTAA
- a CDS encoding ornithine--oxo-acid transaminase, producing the protein MGKTKEIIDLTEKYGARNYHPLPIVISKAEGVWVEDPEGNRYIDMLSAYSAVNQGHRHPKIIQALKDQADRITLTSRAFHNDQLGPFYEKVTAMTKKNMILPMNTGAEAVETAVKAVRRWAYRVKGVEKNQAEIIVCEENFHGRTMTAVSLSSNEEYKADFGPMLPGIKVIPYGDAQALKDAITPSTAAFIFEPIQGEAGINMPPEGFLKEAYDICKDNNVLYVADEIQAGLGRSGKLFACDWENVEPDMYILGKALGGGVMPISVVCANDDVLGVFEPGSHGSTFGGNPLACAVSVASLEVIEEEGLVERSLKLGNYFMDELRKIDNPKIKEVRGKGLFIGVELTEPARSYCEELKELGLLCKETHENVIRFAPPLVISEEDLDWALERIRKVLSA; encoded by the coding sequence ATGGGTAAAACAAAAGAGATTATTGATTTAACGGAAAAGTATGGTGCAAGAAACTATCATCCACTGCCAATTGTCATTTCAAAAGCGGAAGGCGTCTGGGTGGAGGATCCTGAAGGGAACCGCTATATCGATATGCTTAGTGCCTATTCTGCTGTGAACCAGGGACACCGTCACCCGAAAATCATTCAGGCTTTAAAAGACCAGGCGGATCGCATTACCCTTACATCCCGTGCCTTCCATAACGACCAGCTCGGTCCGTTTTATGAAAAAGTAACGGCGATGACAAAGAAAAACATGATTTTACCGATGAACACCGGTGCAGAAGCGGTTGAAACAGCAGTTAAGGCTGTCCGTCGCTGGGCTTACCGTGTCAAAGGTGTTGAAAAGAATCAGGCGGAAATTATCGTTTGTGAAGAAAACTTCCACGGACGTACGATGACTGCTGTGTCCCTTTCTTCAAATGAGGAGTATAAAGCCGATTTCGGTCCTATGCTTCCGGGCATCAAAGTAATTCCATACGGTGACGCTCAGGCTTTGAAAGATGCGATTACGCCAAGCACCGCAGCTTTTATCTTTGAGCCGATCCAGGGGGAAGCAGGCATTAACATGCCGCCTGAAGGATTTTTGAAAGAAGCGTACGACATTTGTAAGGATAACAACGTTCTTTACGTGGCTGATGAAATTCAGGCAGGTCTCGGGCGCTCCGGCAAGCTGTTCGCCTGCGACTGGGAAAATGTCGAGCCGGATATGTACATTCTTGGCAAGGCACTCGGCGGCGGGGTAATGCCAATCAGTGTGGTTTGTGCCAACGATGACGTACTCGGTGTGTTTGAGCCAGGCTCTCACGGTTCCACTTTCGGAGGAAATCCGCTTGCATGTGCCGTATCTGTCGCTTCTCTTGAAGTCATTGAAGAAGAAGGGCTTGTGGAACGTTCACTTAAGCTCGGTAATTACTTTATGGATGAGCTTAGAAAAATCGACAATCCAAAAATTAAAGAAGTTCGCGGAAAAGGCTTGTTCATTGGTGTTGAACTTACTGAACCGGCCCGCTCCTACTGTGAAGAATTAAAAGAGCTGGGTCTTCTGTGTAAAGAAACCCACGAAAACGTGATTCGTTTTGCACCGCCGCTTGTGATTTCTGAAGAAGATCTCGACTGGGCGCTGGAGCGAATCCGTAAAGTATTATCGGCATAA
- a CDS encoding sigma-54 interaction domain-containing protein has protein sequence MYEERSLPKLDHIYHQLLDAVDVGIHIVDDQGVSVVYNRKMSEIEDMDKIDVLQKNIMDIFMFTGEEESRLMQALRKGDLRKNAKQTYFNYKGQEITTINDTFPLRSEGGDIIGAVEIAKDITRLERLTRENARDKPDARYTFDQIIGKSDAILEVIDNAKRATRTTSSVLITGETGTGKELFAQSIHNGSERSSKPFISQNCAALPDTLIESILFGTVKGAFTGASEHPGLFEQADGGTLLLDEINSLSAPLQAKLLRAIQEKKIRRIGDTKDRPVDVRILATVNEDPLISINKNDLREDLYYRLSVVSIVVPPLRKRKSDLECLVDHFIEKYNYRFQLKVPCVSPGVMELFNEYDWPGNVRELEHMVEGAMNLIQYDEEIDYTHLPPHVRHKFPLYATYSFAPVQAFPPAAEKKPNRTLQSFMEEAERVYIEEILHQCEWNVTQAAKELGVSRQSLQYRLKKYGLKK, from the coding sequence ATGTACGAGGAGCGTTCATTACCGAAGCTGGACCATATCTATCATCAGTTGCTCGATGCCGTTGACGTGGGAATTCACATTGTCGATGATCAAGGCGTAAGTGTCGTTTACAACCGTAAGATGTCTGAAATTGAGGATATGGATAAAATCGATGTTCTTCAAAAAAACATAATGGACATTTTCATGTTCACAGGTGAAGAGGAAAGCCGCCTGATGCAGGCGCTCCGAAAAGGCGACTTGAGGAAAAATGCCAAGCAGACGTACTTTAATTATAAGGGACAGGAAATTACAACCATCAACGATACCTTTCCCCTCCGCAGTGAAGGCGGAGATATCATCGGTGCTGTAGAGATTGCCAAAGACATTACCCGTCTCGAGCGCCTCACCAGGGAAAACGCCAGGGATAAACCGGACGCCAGGTATACGTTTGATCAGATTATCGGCAAAAGTGACGCCATCCTGGAAGTCATCGACAACGCCAAGCGTGCGACAAGAACCACCTCGTCTGTTTTGATTACCGGAGAGACCGGAACCGGAAAAGAACTGTTCGCCCAAAGCATACATAATGGAAGCGAACGTTCATCCAAGCCTTTTATCAGCCAGAACTGTGCGGCACTTCCTGATACCCTCATTGAGAGCATTCTCTTCGGAACTGTAAAAGGGGCTTTTACAGGCGCTTCGGAGCACCCCGGCCTTTTTGAGCAGGCAGACGGGGGCACCCTCCTGCTGGATGAGATCAACTCCCTGAGTGCCCCGCTTCAGGCAAAGCTCCTGCGGGCGATCCAGGAAAAGAAAATACGTCGTATCGGCGATACAAAGGACAGACCGGTAGATGTACGAATCCTTGCTACGGTTAACGAAGACCCTCTCATTTCTATAAATAAAAACGATCTCCGGGAAGACTTGTACTACCGTCTGAGTGTTGTCTCCATCGTCGTCCCTCCCCTCCGGAAAAGAAAGAGCGACCTGGAGTGTCTGGTTGACCACTTTATTGAAAAATACAATTACCGTTTTCAGTTGAAAGTACCCTGCGTATCGCCAGGCGTTATGGAACTTTTCAACGAGTATGACTGGCCGGGGAACGTCCGTGAGCTTGAACATATGGTCGAAGGAGCCATGAATTTGATTCAGTACGATGAGGAAATTGACTATACTCACCTTCCTCCTCACGTGCGCCACAAGTTTCCTTTATACGCTACCTACTCGTTTGCCCCGGTCCAGGCCTTCCCTCCGGCTGCAGAAAAGAAACCTAACCGGACGCTTCAGTCATTTATGGAAGAAGCAGAGCGCGTATATATTGAAGAAATCCTTCATCAGTGTGAATGGAATGTGACACAGGCAGCAAAAGAACTCGGCGTGAGCCGCCAGAGCCTGCAATACCGGTTAAAGAAATACGGTCTAAAGAAATAA
- the rocF gene encoding arginase: MNNKRISIIGVPMDLGQRRRGVDMGPSAIRYAGVVERLENLGYEVNDRGDVEIGRPEKYDVVEEGNLKDLKEVVKANQVLSDKITKAVDEGDFPLILGGDHSIAIGTLAGVANKCENLGVIWFDAHGDLNTGDTSPSGNIHGMPLAVSLGIGHPSLTEIGGYAPKIKPENLVIVGARSLDEGERELIREKGIKVFTMHEIDRMGMTKVMEEAIEHVSKNTDSVHLSLDLDALDPHDAPGVGTPVIGGTSYRETHLAMEMLAERNLLTSVEFVEVNPILDSKNQTAEAAVGLIGSLFGEKLL; this comes from the coding sequence ATGAACAACAAACGGATTTCAATCATCGGTGTGCCAATGGACTTGGGCCAAAGACGCCGGGGTGTCGATATGGGACCAAGTGCGATTCGCTATGCAGGTGTAGTCGAACGACTCGAAAATCTAGGATATGAAGTGAATGACCGCGGCGATGTTGAAATTGGACGTCCTGAAAAATATGATGTTGTAGAAGAAGGAAACTTAAAAGACCTGAAAGAGGTTGTCAAAGCCAACCAGGTTCTTTCTGATAAAATTACAAAAGCCGTTGACGAAGGTGACTTCCCGCTGATCCTGGGGGGTGATCACAGTATCGCCATCGGAACACTTGCAGGGGTTGCCAACAAGTGCGAGAACCTTGGTGTGATCTGGTTCGATGCTCACGGTGATCTGAATACGGGAGATACTTCACCGTCAGGTAATATACACGGTATGCCTCTTGCGGTGAGCCTTGGAATCGGACATCCCTCCCTTACTGAAATCGGAGGATATGCGCCTAAGATTAAACCTGAGAACCTTGTGATCGTAGGCGCCCGCTCTCTGGATGAAGGTGAGCGTGAGCTGATCCGCGAGAAGGGGATCAAAGTTTTCACTATGCACGAAATAGACCGTATGGGCATGACAAAAGTGATGGAAGAAGCGATCGAGCATGTGTCGAAAAACACCGACAGTGTTCACCTTAGCCTTGACCTTGATGCTCTTGACCCGCACGATGCACCAGGTGTAGGAACGCCGGTTATTGGCGGAACAAGCTATCGCGAAACGCACCTTGCCATGGAGATGCTTGCTGAACGCAACCTTCTGACAAGTGTGGAGTTTGTGGAAGTCAACCCGATCCTTGACTCTAAAAATCAGACGGCTGAAGCTGCTGTCGGTCTGATCGGCTCTCTGTTTGGAGAGAAACTGCTTTAA
- a CDS encoding cytochrome d ubiquinol oxidase subunit II: MTDPYIAITIIWAFLFVYAIAGSIDFGAGFWAMYYTRKENTEASVIANRYLSPSWEVTNVFLVLLVVALVGFFPGAASYLGTLMILPFSFVLILLTIRGTFMVYAYSSKKYSRMLTIISGTTGLFIPALLVATLPIAIGGFVSIGEGRDYLLFNEIFASPTLYTHIGFGLSTELFLASLLLSDYSREAQNEKTYLVYRKNALWLGPVTLLFAVAATFTLLPEAGWMVENMMNVWYLFAFSLLAFIIGYAALFIPSGKENPGRPRLSVIFIVIQFGLASLGYGFSHMPYILYPDLTIQDAFTDPTMFRWLLVGYGVGLAILVPAFVVFWRLFMKDKRYLQAEK, translated from the coding sequence ATGACTGATCCCTATATTGCGATTACGATCATTTGGGCTTTTCTGTTCGTCTACGCTATAGCAGGCTCCATCGACTTCGGAGCAGGATTTTGGGCTATGTACTATACCCGGAAGGAAAATACGGAAGCCTCCGTGATCGCCAACCGTTACCTCTCTCCTTCCTGGGAAGTAACAAACGTTTTTCTCGTGCTTCTCGTCGTTGCTCTTGTGGGCTTTTTCCCAGGGGCGGCATCCTATCTCGGGACACTGATGATTCTGCCGTTCAGCTTCGTCCTGATTTTACTCACTATCCGCGGGACCTTTATGGTGTATGCCTATTCGTCTAAAAAGTACTCACGGATGCTGACGATTATTTCCGGAACGACAGGACTGTTTATTCCCGCCCTCCTCGTAGCCACCCTGCCGATTGCAATCGGCGGTTTCGTATCTATCGGAGAAGGGCGGGACTACCTTCTTTTTAACGAGATCTTTGCCTCCCCGACTCTTTATACACACATCGGGTTCGGGCTCAGTACAGAGCTTTTCCTTGCTTCTCTTTTACTGAGTGACTACTCAAGGGAAGCTCAAAACGAAAAGACTTACCTCGTATACAGGAAAAACGCATTGTGGCTCGGACCCGTCACACTTCTTTTCGCAGTGGCAGCCACATTTACCCTTCTCCCGGAAGCCGGATGGATGGTAGAAAACATGATGAACGTCTGGTATTTGTTCGCCTTCTCCCTTCTCGCTTTTATCATCGGGTATGCGGCTCTTTTCATCCCCTCTGGTAAAGAAAACCCGGGCAGACCCCGGCTCAGTGTCATTTTCATCGTCATTCAGTTTGGTCTTGCAAGCCTCGGGTACGGTTTTTCCCACATGCCGTATATTCTTTACCCTGACCTGACTATCCAGGACGCGTTTACCGATCCCACCATGTTCCGCTGGCTACTCGTCGGTTACGGTGTCGGCCTGGCCATCCTCGTGCCCGCATTCGTTGTCTTCTGGCGCCTGTTTATGAAAGACAAACGGTATCTTCAGGCGGAGAAATAA
- the pruA gene encoding L-glutamate gamma-semialdehyde dehydrogenase: protein MVVPYKHEPFTDFTIEENRKEMEAALKLVGGELGKEYPLIIGGERVMTEDKFVSENPGNRKQVVGYVSKATQDHAEKAHKIADETFETWRKWKPEHRANVLYRASAMIRRRKHEFSAYLVYEAGKPWKEADADTAEAIDFLEYYARQINRLKNGMPINSREIEDNQFNYIPLGVGVTISPWNFAFAIMAGTVAGPMVAGNTILLKPATTTPVVAYKFMEVLEEAGMPAGVVNYIPGSGAEIGDYLVDHPRTRFINFTGSRDVGVRIYERAAKVQKGQKWLKRVIAEMGGKDTIVVDKEADLELAAESIVSSAFGFSGQKCSACSRAVIHEDVYDQVLDRAVELTKELTVGATFNDNSNFMGPVNDQAAFDKVMKYVEIGKEEGRLMAGGEGDDSEGYFVKPTIFADIDPEARLMQEEIFGPVVAFTKAKDFDHALEIANNTDYGLTGAVISNNRARLEQAREDFHVGNLYFNRGCTGAIVGYQPFGGFNMSGTDSKAGGPDYLLHFLQPKTVTDQF, encoded by the coding sequence ATGGTAGTACCTTACAAACACGAACCATTCACGGATTTCACAATTGAGGAAAACCGTAAAGAGATGGAAGCAGCATTGAAACTGGTTGGTGGAGAGCTGGGTAAAGAATATCCATTGATCATTGGCGGAGAGCGCGTCATGACTGAAGATAAATTTGTATCTGAAAACCCTGGAAACCGCAAACAGGTTGTCGGATATGTGTCTAAAGCAACACAGGATCACGCAGAAAAAGCTCATAAGATTGCCGATGAGACGTTTGAAACTTGGAGAAAGTGGAAGCCTGAGCACCGCGCTAATGTTCTTTACCGTGCTTCAGCCATGATTCGTCGCCGTAAGCATGAGTTCTCTGCTTACCTTGTATACGAAGCAGGTAAGCCATGGAAAGAAGCGGACGCTGATACTGCTGAAGCGATTGACTTCCTTGAATACTATGCCCGTCAGATTAATCGTCTGAAGAACGGCATGCCGATTAATTCACGTGAAATTGAAGATAATCAGTTTAACTATATTCCACTGGGTGTAGGTGTAACCATCTCTCCTTGGAACTTTGCTTTTGCCATCATGGCAGGTACAGTTGCCGGACCGATGGTAGCTGGAAACACGATCCTTCTTAAGCCGGCAACAACTACACCGGTTGTGGCGTACAAGTTTATGGAAGTGTTGGAAGAAGCGGGGATGCCCGCAGGGGTAGTAAACTACATCCCGGGCAGCGGCGCGGAAATCGGGGACTACCTTGTAGATCACCCGCGCACACGTTTCATCAACTTCACAGGATCCCGTGACGTAGGGGTGCGCATTTATGAGCGTGCTGCAAAAGTACAAAAAGGTCAAAAATGGCTGAAACGTGTCATCGCTGAAATGGGTGGAAAAGACACGATTGTTGTAGATAAAGAAGCAGATCTTGAGCTTGCTGCAGAGTCGATCGTATCTTCTGCATTCGGATTCTCCGGACAGAAATGTTCTGCATGTTCCCGTGCGGTTATCCACGAGGATGTATACGACCAGGTGCTGGACCGTGCTGTTGAGCTTACAAAAGAGCTGACTGTCGGTGCTACATTCAATGACAACAGCAACTTCATGGGACCTGTAAACGATCAGGCTGCTTTTGATAAAGTAATGAAGTACGTTGAAATCGGAAAAGAAGAAGGGCGCCTGATGGCTGGCGGAGAAGGAGACGACTCTGAAGGGTACTTCGTAAAACCAACGATCTTTGCAGACATTGACCCTGAAGCACGCCTAATGCAGGAAGAAATTTTCGGACCGGTTGTGGCATTTACAAAAGCGAAGGATTTCGATCACGCTCTTGAAATTGCGAACAACACAGACTACGGTCTCACAGGAGCGGTTATTTCCAACAACCGTGCACGCCTTGAGCAGGCCCGTGAAGATTTCCACGTAGGAAACCTTTACTTCAACCGCGGATGTACCGGAGCTATCGTTGGATACCAGCCGTTTGGCGGATTCAACATGTCTGGAACAGACTCTAAAGCCGGTGGACCTGACTACCTATTACACTTCCTGCAGCCAAAAACAGTAACTGACCAGTTCTAA
- the mgtE gene encoding magnesium transporter, which produces MDPTRLTVLTIKYLKEGKRSALQTILEELHPFDFAELYRALPEKHHYKFLTYLNPDQLADLIGELEPESQMEMLHKLGIEKSSKVMDIMDNDDLADMLGELSVERLEEYLASMKKEESNTVQQLMSYEPETAGGIMTNEFVWIRDHYTVRDAVEKFKSFAELTRNIYYLYVIDENKRLVGVVSYRDLLLADTNEQISDIMFNRVISVPVNMDQEEVAQIIQRYDFLACPVVDENNVLKGIVTVDDVIDVFIEEANEDIEKLSASGKDIDFNTKSYVAAYRRLPWLVLLLFIGLISGSILDGFEDTLNQVVALIFFMPMIAGMTGNTGTQSLAVVVRGLVTNDLDKKTVMKLVFREFNVGIIIGITCGILVFLIATVWQDPMLGFVVGISLFTTLIIGTLAGTVIPLTLYKLGVDPAVASGPLITTINDIFSLLIYFGIASALLFYLI; this is translated from the coding sequence GTGGATCCCACTCGACTGACAGTCTTAACAATCAAGTATTTAAAAGAAGGAAAACGAAGTGCTCTTCAGACGATTTTGGAAGAGCTTCATCCGTTTGACTTCGCAGAACTTTACCGGGCTTTACCCGAGAAACATCATTATAAATTTCTCACCTATTTGAACCCGGACCAGCTCGCCGACCTCATCGGAGAACTGGAACCGGAATCACAGATGGAAATGCTCCATAAACTCGGCATCGAAAAATCTTCTAAGGTCATGGACATCATGGATAACGATGACCTTGCCGACATGCTTGGAGAATTGAGTGTGGAGCGCCTGGAAGAGTACCTCGCTTCCATGAAAAAAGAAGAATCCAACACCGTCCAGCAGCTCATGAGCTACGAACCGGAAACCGCCGGGGGGATCATGACCAATGAATTTGTCTGGATTCGCGATCACTATACTGTTAGAGATGCTGTTGAGAAGTTTAAATCTTTCGCAGAACTTACCCGCAATATTTACTACTTATATGTTATTGATGAAAACAAGAGGCTCGTAGGGGTTGTGTCATACCGCGATCTCCTCCTTGCAGATACGAACGAGCAGATCAGCGATATCATGTTCAACCGTGTTATTTCTGTCCCTGTGAACATGGACCAGGAAGAGGTTGCCCAGATTATTCAGCGCTACGACTTCCTCGCCTGTCCTGTAGTTGACGAAAACAACGTGTTGAAAGGGATCGTTACTGTTGATGACGTCATTGACGTTTTCATCGAAGAGGCAAACGAAGATATTGAAAAGCTCTCTGCTTCCGGTAAAGACATTGACTTTAACACAAAATCCTATGTGGCTGCCTACCGCCGTTTACCCTGGCTTGTGCTGCTGCTCTTTATCGGTCTGATTTCAGGAAGCATCCTCGACGGCTTTGAGGATACCCTGAATCAGGTGGTGGCCCTGATCTTTTTTATGCCGATGATTGCCGGCATGACCGGTAACACCGGAACCCAGTCACTGGCTGTTGTCGTCCGGGGCCTTGTCACAAACGATCTGGACAAAAAGACCGTCATGAAACTTGTATTCCGGGAATTTAATGTAGGAATTATTATTGGGATTACCTGCGGGATTCTCGTGTTTCTGATCGCAACCGTCTGGCAGGACCCGATGCTCGGATTTGTTGTAGGTATCTCATTGTTTACAACGTTAATTATCGGAACACTTGCAGGCACGGTCATCCCACTTACACTGTATAAACTCGGCGTCGATCCGGCAGTTGCCTCCGGTCCGCTAATCACGACCATCAATGATATCTTTTCACTCTTAATCTACTTCGGCATCGCATCCGCATTGCTCTTTTACTTAATTTAA